ATTCAATTTTACCACCTTTACGAGAAGGCTTTATATTCACCTTTGCTTGGAATATATCCTCTATCTCTTTTTTGATGGAGTCTAAAAAAAGATCAAGCTCCTTCTTTTTAGTGTTTTCTTGCGATTTGGTGACATGTTTGACCAATTTTTCCAACTCTCTAACAGAAAGGTTTTTATCAAGTATTTTTTGTAAAAGTTGTAAAGCCATAGATGGTTCAATACCAACCAGTGTTCTGGCATGACCTTCCGATATTAGGTTTTGAGATAATGCTTCTAAAATTTTATGATGAAGAGTAAGTAGTCTAAGGGTATTGGCTATAGTACTTCGATTTTTGCCAACTATTTGGGCAAGCTGTTCCTGGGTATAGTGATATTTTTCTAACAATGACTTATATGCTCTGGCCAACTCAACAGGGTTTAGATCTTCTCTTTGGATATTTTCTATTAGGG
This genomic window from Calditerrivibrio sp. contains:
- a CDS encoding ParB/RepB/Spo0J family partition protein, with product MIKKSPLGRGLDSLIPKNTDSRSILEVDISDIIPNQNQPRTVFDEEKLLELAQSIKEKGIIQPLIVVSTNGKYQIIAGERRWRAAGLAGLKKIPVIIKNINEEKEKLELALIENIQREDLNPVELARAYKSLLEKYHYTQEQLAQIVGKNRSTIANTLRLLTLHHKILEALSQNLISEGHARTLVGIEPSMALQLLQKILDKNLSVRELEKLVKHVTKSQENTKKKELDLFLDSIKKEIEDIFQAKVNIKPSRKGGKIELVYRNDKELNRIISLLRGEKC